GGGCCCTGCAAATTTTGAAAAAAACGATTGCTATTTTTTCGAAAAAAAAGTAAACTTGGAACAAGGAGTTGATTTGATGAACACACATCTTTCGATCCGAATTCAGGATCAGATGCCGCATTTTTCAAAAGGTCAAAGATTAATTGCTAAATATATTGAAGAACATTATGATAAAGTAGCATTTATGACTGCTTCCAAGCTTGGTTCGACAGTCGGAGTCAGTGAATCCACAGTGGTACGTTTTGCAACGGAATTGGGCTATGATGGATACCCTGAACTGCAGCGTGCAATGCAGGAAATGATTCGATCGAAGCTGACCAGCGTACAGCGAATTGAAGTCACAAAGGAAAGAATCGGGAAAAATGATATTCTTGATGTGATGCTGGCTCAGGATATGGATGTAATACGCCGTACGATGGAGGCAACTTCTCATAAAGACTTTTATGAAGCAGTTGATGCAATCATTGCGGCGAAAAAGATTTATATTTTAGGAGCGCGCAGCAGTGTGGCTTTGGCAACATTTCTTTCTTATTATTTGGGAATGCTATTTGATAATGTTCAGTGTATTCAGGCGACCAGCGAGGCGGAAATCTTTGAGCAGATGATCTATATGACGAAAGATGATGTGATGATTGGACTTTCGTTTCCGCGTTATAGTAAAAAAGCATCTAAGGCGATGCGTTTTGCACACGACCGTGGTGCAAAAGTAATTGCGATTACAGATTCTCTTTTGTCACCGATTGCGGAATTTGCAGATTATAGATTACTTGCCCGAAGTGATATTTCGGCAATCGTGGATTCTCTGGTTGCACCGCTGAGCCTGATTAATTCGTTGCTTGTTGCACTGGCTTTGAAAATGGAAAGCCGTGTGACAAAAGTTTTTCAGAATTTGGAAGATATTTGGGATGAATATGGAGTTTACGAAAAAGTTGACGAAACAGAAAATGATAAAGATAATAAAAAAGAGTGATTTGATAGTAGTGGGCGGGGGTGCTTCCGGTCTGATGGCTGCCGGCACCGCCGCCCATCTTGGGCTTAAAGTCTGTTTAATTGAAAAAACAAATCGGTTGGGGTGGAAGCTTTCCATTACAGGAAAGGGACGCTGTAATGTGACGAATGACTGCACTTCTCAGGAAGTCATTGCGAATGTCCCCACGAATGGACGGTTCCTTTTTGGAGCTCTGTCTCATTTTTCGCCTTCTGATGTGATGAAGTTTTTCGAATCATTGGGAGTGCCTCTGAAAACAGAGCGCGGAAACCGCGTGTTTCCACAGTCGGATCGAGCAAAGGACATTGTCGATGCATTGGTTCATTGGAACCGGGATGGTGGGGTCCAAGTAATACAGGGAGAAGTTAAAAAGCTCTTTCTGGAAGATGAATCCGTCAAGGGAGTTGTACTTTCGGACAGAGAAACGATTTTGGCTCCACAGGTTATCCTTTGCTGCGGTGGAAAAAGCTATCCCGTTACCGGTTCTACTGGAGATGGCTATCTTTTGGCGCAGCAGGCTGGCCATACCGTTATCCCGCCGCGTCCCTCTTTGGTGCCTCTTTGCTGTAAGGAGCAGGACTGCCGGGATATGATGGGGCTTTCTCTGCGTAATATCGGTTTTCAGCTTTATGATACGAAGAAAAAGAAAACAGTTTGTACGGATTTTGGAGAACTGTTATTTACCCATTTTGGGCTTTCTGGGCCGGTGGTGCTCAGCGGCAGTACACATCTAAAAGAGATGGAATCCGGCCGTTACCGAGCAGATATTGATTTGAAGCCGGCATTATCTTTTGAAAAACTCGATGCGCGTTTACAACGCGATTTTACAAAATATCATGCGCGTGATTTCGTAAATGGACTTTCGGACTTGCTGCCGCGGCTGATGATTCCTGTGGTCGTGCGCCGCTCCGGAATTTTGGAATCAACTAAGTGCGCAGACATCACAAGAGAGCAGCGATTGTCTCTTGTGAGGCTTTTGAAACAGCTTTCATTTACGGTTACCGGATTTCGGCCAATTGAAGAAGCCATCGTTACTTCCGGCGGCGTAAAGGTAAAGGAAGTTGACCCCAAAACAATGGAATCGAAGAAAATTCATGGGTTGTACTTTGCAGGAGAACTTTTGGACGTAGATGGCTATACAGGCGGTTTTAATTTGCAAATTGCTTTTTGTACCGGACGCCTTGCAGCACAGAGCGTTGCGCAGAAAGTGCAAAATGAGAAATCTTTTTGAAAAATTTGTTGGGTTGTAGTAAAATTTAAAAAGGCGGGAATTCTAATTGACAGATTGGAAAGAATTTCCGTAGATTTTAGGAAAGAGGATCGCTCTATGAAAATTAATATTGCCATTGACGGCCCTGCTGGTGCTGGGAAAAGTTCGATTGCAAAAGAAATTTCCAGACAGTTTGGATTTGTCTATGTGGATACCGGTGCTATGTACCGTGCAATCGGGCTTTATATGCTTAGAAAGGGAATCAATCCTAAGGAAGCAGAAAAAGTTTTGCCGCTGCTTTCGGAAATTAAGCTTTCCCTTCGCTTTTCAAAAGAGGGGCAAAGAGTGCTTTTGAACGGAGAAGATGTTTCAGAGGAGATCCGTGAGCCACAGGTTAGTATGGCGGCTTCCGATGTTTCGGCAATCCCGGGAGTACGCGATTTTTTGCTGAATTTACAGCAGGAGATGGCAAAACAAAATGATGTGATTATGGATGGACGCGATATCGGAACGGTGGTTCTCCCTAACGCACAGTTGAAAATTTACTTGACTGCTTCGGCAGAGGAACGAGCACAGCGACGCCGTGCGCAGCTTCAAGAAAAGGGAATCGAGGATTCTTTTGAAACGGTTCTCGAGGACATTAAGCGCCGAGATTATCAGGATTCTCATCGTAAAGTGGCACCTTTGAAGCCTGCTTCAGATGCACAGTACTTTGATACAACGGGAAATACGTTGGAGGAATCGGTACAGATGCTTTCTAACATTATTAAAAAACATTTTAACCTGTAAGAAAGGAGCATATGGGTTTGGAAAAGCGGACTCCGATCTACATTTTTGTACAAAAGATCGCACGGTGGTTTATTCGTCCCTTTTGCCCGTTTCATGCACAGGGAAGAGAGCAGGTCCCTAAAGAGGGAGCTGCCATTATTTGCTGTAATCATCTGGGACTTACGGATGTGTTTCGGCTGGGATTTTCTTTAAAACGGCAGATCTATTATATGGCCAAAGCGGAACTTTTTCGGTTTAAACCGTTTGCGATGATTCTGCAGGGACTTGGCGCTTATCCGGTTCAGCGCGGAAGAAGCGATAGAAAGGCAATCAATGAATCTGCAAGGCTGATTCGGGAAGGACATCTTCTTGGAATTTTTCCGGAAGGTCATCGCAGTAAAGATGGGTTACCCGGCCAGCCAAAAGCTGGAGCGGTAATGTTGGCTTATAAATATCAGATTCCGATTGTGCCTTGCTGCATTGTGATGCACGGGGGCGGTCCCGTTAAACTGTTCCACAGAGCAGAAGTCGTTTTTGGGGCTCCCATTAAACCGGAGGAGCTCCAAATTACAAAAGGAAAAGGCAGTGAATATCGAGCCGCTAATCATTTGGTATGGGAAAAAATTCTCAAAATGAGGGAAGAAACTTTAAAAAAATTCTCATAAAAGTTTACATAATTTTTTAGAATGCTTCGTTTTGGGAGGAACGTTTTTGCTGTATACGATTGCAAAAAAAATTTTAAAAGGAATTAGCCGCCTTTTTTACAGGATTTGCTGGAAAGGGGAAGAGCATATCCCAAAGAAGGGGGCTTTTATCGTTTGCTGCAATCATCGCAGTTTGATAGACCCCTTGTTGGTAGCGGCTCCTTTTCAGCGGCAAATTCGTTTTATGGCAAAAGAAGAACTTTTTACAAAGCATGGCAGATTGGCAGCATGGATTCTGCAAAGTCTTGGAGCTTTTCCGGTTCGCAGAGAAACGGCAGATCGTAAAAGCTTGCAAACAGCAGAACAGATTCTTTTAGACGGTGGAATTGTAGGGATTTTTCCGCAGGGATATGTCATCCGTGACAATCGTTCGTTCTCGCCTAAATCCGGCGCTGTCTTGCTGTCTTCGTGTACGAATGTGCCTATTCTTCCAATGAGTATTTTTTGCCGAGGGCCTCTCAAATTTTTTAGCCGAATTACAGTCAGAATTGGGAAACCGATTTCAGAAAAGTTTTTTCGGGGCGCCGAATACGATCATAAAAAATTAAAATCGGGCAGTGTTACTTTGGCGCAGGCAATTAATGGATTATTGGAGGAAGAAAATTGAAAGTAACGGTTGCAAAAACAGCAGGATTTTGTTTTGGGGTTAACCGTGCGGTCAACTTGGTAAAACAGCTTTTACGGGAAGAAAAACAGGTTTGCACGTTGGGCCCTATTATTCATAACCCTCAAACCCTTTCCCAGCTGCGAAAAATGGGCGTTATCGAGGTGGAAAAGCCGGAAGAAGCACCAGAAGGCAGCACATTGGTGATTCGGTCTCACGGTGTCTCCAAAGCAGTAAAAGAACAGATCATGCACTTGCCGGTTCATTGTGTAGATGCCACATGCCCTTTTGTTTCTAAAATTCAGGAAATTGCAGGGGAAGAAAGCCGAGAAGGACGCATCCTTTTTCTGTTCGGAGATGCCAGCCATCCGGAGGTGCAGGGGATTGTGGGACACTGCAGCGGGCAGTGTAATGTCTTTTTGAATGCGCAGGAGCTGACGGATTTTATTAATCGCCGAGAAATTTTGTGCGATTCTGCTATTTCTGTTGTAGCTCAGACTACCTTTCAGTTGTCAGAATGGGAAAAATGCTTAAAAATCCTGAAAAGGGTATATACAAATGCTCGAATTTTTGATACAATATGTAATGCAACTGCTGCCCGTCAAAAAGAGGCTGCTGAGCTGGCACAAAAGAGTGACGCTATGCTGGTTCTCGGAGGGAAGCAGAGTTCTAATACAGCGAAGCTTTTTGAAGTATGCAGGCAATTTGCGCCGACTTATTTTGCGCAGAGTACGGAGGAGCTTCCGCTTAGTGCCTTGAGAGGGGTACATGATTTAGGTATTACTGCTGGTGCTTCCACGCCGGCAAGTATCATAAAGGAGGTACTAGTTACCATGTCAGAAATCAATGAGGATGTGCAGAACCAGAACACCGATTCCGCCGAGGACAGCTTTGAGGAGATGCTTGAAGAGTCTCTGAAGAGTTTAAATACAGATGAGAAGGTACACGGAGTTGTTGTCGGAATTACCCCTACAGAAGTCTATGTAGATGTCGGTCGTAAGCAGGCTGGTTTTATCCCAGCTTCGGAATTGTCTGCTGACCCGAATGCAAAACCCGAAGATTTAGTCAAAATGGGCGATGAGATGGATCTTCTGATTATGCGCACAAATGATCAGGAAGGTACGATCATGCTTTCCAAAAAACGTCTCGATGCTGCAAAAGGCTGGGAGACAGTTGCTGCTGCTGAAGAGAGCGGAGAAATCCTTACCGGAACAGTTACAAACGTCATCAAGGGCGGCGTGATTGCTGTTACTAATGGCGTTCGGGTATTTATCCCGGCTTCTCAGGCGACTCCTTCCCGCAACGATCCTTTGGAGGATTTGCTCAAGAAGGAAGTTCATTTCCGCATTATCGAAGTAAACCGCGGCCGTCGCCGTGCAGTTGGTTCCATTCGTTCCGTTTGGAAAGATGAGCGCAAAGCACAGGCTGAGAAGTTCTGGGAGACTGCTGAAGAAGGCAAGGAATATACCGGTACCGTTAAGTCCCTGACAAGCTACGGCGCATTTGTGGATTTAGGTGGCGTTGATGGAATGATTCACATTTCTGAACTTTCTTGGACTCGCATTAAGCACCCGAGTGAGGTTGTAAATGTTGGCGATACCGTTAAAGTGTACATCAAGGGACTCGACCGTGAAAAGGGCAAGATTTCTCTTGGATACAAACGCCCTGAGGACAACCCGTGGGAGATCCTGAAGAAGGATTATCCGGTTGGCACTGTTGTAGAGGCTACGATTGTTGGCATGACCTCTTTTGGTGCTTTTGCGCGGATTATTCCTGGCATTGACGGTTTAATCCATATTTCTCAGATCGCTGATCATCGGATTGAAAAGCCGCAGGATGTTCTGCAGATGAACGAAAAGGTCAATGCAGAAATTACAGATATCGATTTCGATCGTCATCGTGTAAGTCTTTCCATGCGTAAGCTCTTGGAAGAGAACCAAGAGAAAGAACAAAGCGAAGAATAAGATTTTCTAAGAATTTTTAAAAGGGCGTGAAGAGGCCGAAAAGGGTCCTTTACGCCCTTTTTAAAAATTTATTTTTCCTTTTTTCTTTCACACAAATTTCTCTTTTTGCTAATATAGAAGATAGAAGCAAAAGGGGGAATCATCTGTGCGAAGGTGGAGATATAGGCGCAGCCGCATTCCATGGAAAGGATTGTTGGCTATATTGGCTGTTGTAGGAATCATCATTGCGTTGGAGTTTCAACTAAAGCCTTTGATGCGCGATTTGGCCGCCCTGGAAGCAAAACGCTATGCTGCTCAGATGGTTAGTGTCGCTGTTCAGAAAGAACTTGAGAGCAGCGGTGTTTCTTATAGTGATTTTGCGGTAATCCAGCGGGATACTAATGGAAAAGTACTTTCCATTAGCAGTAACGTCGTAAAGATGAATGAACTAAAATCCCATTTGGTCGAAACGGTCCAAGATACACTCAGTGATCAGGGCAACGAAGACCTAACGGTTCCTCTGGGAACGTTACTCGGTGGAGAATTATTCCACGGGCGTGGGCCGGGGATTCCTCTGCGGGTTACTTTGAGCGGCAACGTTACGGCGGAATTTCATAATATTTTTGAAGACGCCGGGGTAAACCAGACACGGCAGCAAATTGATCTGGAATTGAGCGCGCAGTTATATGCTTATCTGCCGGGAGTGGATTCTACCACTGACTTTTCTACAGATGTTCCTGTAGCGGAAACTGTCATTGTGGGCGAAGTGCCGGTGTTTATGGCAAGTGGAAAATAAAATAACGGAGGTGCTTTCTGTGCAACGGGAGGAAGCGGAAAAAAGAATTCAAGAACTGAGGGAACAGATCAATTATCATAGTCGCAAGTATTATGTAGAGGATGCACCGGAAATTGACGATTATGAATATGATATGCTCTACCGTGAACTCGAAAATTTAGAACGGGAATTTCCGGACCTGCGCACGTTGGATTCCCCAACTCGCAAAGTCGGTGGCCCGGCTTTGAATACGTTTCAGAAAGTAACACATGAAGTTGTGATGGAGAGCCTTCACGATTCTTTTTCTGAGGAAGAGATGCGTGATTTTGACCGCCGTGTAAGAGAAACCGTACCGGATGTGACCTATGTAGTAGAGCCAAAATTTGATGGCCTTTCGGTTTCTCTTGAATATCGAGATGGGAAATTTTTTCGCGGTTCTACCCGTGGGGATGGAACAGTTGGAGAAGATGTTACTGAAAACTTAAGAACGATTCGAACCATTCCGAAAACGCTCAAAGAGCCGGTCCCTTATTTGGAGGTTCGCGGAGAAGTTTATATGTCTCATCAGAGCTTCTGGCAGCTTTGCGCTCGCCAGGAATTGAATGGGGAAAAACCATTTAAAAATCCGCGCAATGCAGCAGCGGGTTCTCTGCGGCAAAAGGATCCAAAGATTACCGCTTCCCGTGTCCTCGATATTTTCGTTTTTAATATTCAACAGGTTTCGGGTGAAACGCTTTCTCGTCATGATGAATCGCTGGAATATTTAAGAAGACTTGGTTTTACCGTTTCACCGTTTTATCAGGTCTGTCAGAATATTGAAGAAGCGATCGCGCATATTCGGAAAATTGGTGAACGGCGCGGAGAATTTGATTATTCCATTGATGGTGCTGTTGTCAAAGTGAATGATTTTGCGCAGCGTGCATTATTAGGCAGTACCGCAAAGTTTCCAAAGTGGGCAGAGGCGTTTAAATATCCGCCGGAAGAAAAAGAAACAACTCTTCTTTCAATTGAAGTAAACGTCGGACGCACCGGCGTTTTGACACCTACCGGCGTCTTTGAACCGATTACCTTGGCGGGGACCACTGTCAGCCGTGCAACACTTCATAATCAGGATTTTATTTCTGAAAAAGATATTCGGGTGGGAGATAAAGTCTGTCTGCGAAAGGCCGGAGAAATTATTCCGGAAATTGTTAGAGTGATTTCTCATGCGGAAAATTCAGAACCATATTTTCTGCCGAAGATTTGTCCTTCCTGCGGGAGTCCGGTGGTGCGGGAAGAGGGAGAGGCTGCGTTACGCTGTACCAATGCGGATTGTCCTGCGCAGCTTACGAGACATCTGATCCATTTTACCAGCAGAGACGCAATGGATATTGATGGAATGGGGCCGGCTGTGATCGATCAGCTGATCGGAAAAGAACTGGTGCGTTCTCCAGCCGATCTTTATCATTTGACCGAGCCGCAGCTCTTGAGCTTAGAACGAATGGGGAAAAAATCCGCGCAAAATCTTCTTTCTGCTATCGAGCATTCCAAAGGAAACGACTTATCACGTCTTCTTTATGGATTGGGGATTCCACACGTCGGTCAGAAAGCTGCAAAACTTTTGGCAGGACGTTTTCTGGATATCAAAGAGATCTTTGAAGCATCCACAGAAACAATCGCTTCGATTGAAGGATTCGGAGAGATCATGGCGCAAAGTATTCGGGAGTTTTTTGACCTTCCTGCGACCGGAGAATTGATTGGACGCCTTTCTGATGCGAATGTGAATATGACTTCTCGTAGAGAGGTACAGGATACACGTTTTGCAGGAAAGACCTTTGTGTTGACCGGAACGCTTCCAACGATGACTCGTTCAGAAGCTTCTTCCATCATTGAGAAATTTGGCGGAAAGGTCAGCGGAAGTGTCTCGAAAAAAACAAGCTACGTCCTTGCCGGAGAGGAAGCCGGAAGTAAACTGGAAAAGGCGCAGAAACTTAATGTCCCGATTCTCTCAGAAGATGATTTCTTAAAATTGCTAAACGAAAATTAAATATAAAATTTTGCCGTCGGTTTTAAAAGCCGGCGGCTTTTTCTTTTGTCAGGTTCTATTTTTTTCGGCTCGTCCATATACCTGTGATAATGAAAGGTGGGACAAGAACATGGAAAATCCTGAAAAAAGCTTTCGGGAAGCAACAGCACCGATTGCTCCCAGAATCCGGGATTTGCTGCGCACATTACCGCCCCAAATACAGACTTCCATTTCAGAGATTCGGCTGCGTGCAGGCAGACCAATTTGCCTTTGGGGAAAGGGAGTCACATGGTTTCTGAATCATGCAGGCGTTACGCTGCAGCAGGAGCAGGGATTATGTGCATCGATGGAAGATTTGCAGGAAAGTTTTCGGGAGATGTGCAGCTATTCTATTTATAGTCATCAGGAACAGATTCGCACCGGCTTTTTGACTCTGCAGGGCGGTCATCGAGTTGGAGTCTGTGGAACAGCCGTTTATCGGGAAGAAAAGCAGACGGGGATTCGGGATGTGTCTTCTTTAAATATCAGAATTGCGAGGGCGGTTCCCGGGTGTGCAGGTGCATTGCTAAAAAGGCCAGAAATTCTGGAAGGAGGCTTGCTCCTTGCGGGGCCCCCTGCTTCCGGTAAGACAACGCTTTTGAGGGATATCGCCATGTATCTTTCCGGTGGGCAGAATTCAGCGATTCATAAGGTGACGGTTATTGATGAACGAGGAGAAATCTGTGGGGTCAATAACGGAATACCTGCTTGGAGTTCCCTTAACTGCGATGTCTTGGATGGATTTCAAAAGGTCGATGGAATTCTTCTTGCAGTGCGGTCTATGTCACCGGAATATCTGATTTGTGATGAACTGGGAGGATTGGGAGAAGCACAGGCACTGGTGCAGAGCGTAAATGCGGGTGCAGCGGTGATTGCAAGTATCCATGCGGGAAGCCTTTCGGAACTTTTACATCGTCCACAGACCAAAGCGCTGCTCCAAAGCGGTGCTTTTCAGAGAATAGCACTTTTGTCACGCGGAGTGCCGGGACATATTCAGCAATTATTGAGGGCAGGTGATCTTCTTGCTCAAGTGGATCGGGGCAGTTTTTCTTCTTTTAGCAGGAGCCACAGCGGGATATCTGGAGTCGAAGAAACTGCATGATCGGGTAACAAGACTTAAAAATTTTTGCATTTTTCTTGATAATGCAGCAACAGAAGTTTCCTATGAAGGAATGCCGGTAGAAGAAATTTGTATGCGCCATGGAAAAAGTCTTGACTTTATGCCGCCATTTTTTGCGGCACTAAAAAAAGGAGAGCCTTTTCCGCAGGCATGGAAAAAAGCAGAGGCGAGTCCCGTCCTTTGTGAGGAGGACCGAGAACTTCTCAGCCAGTTTGGAGAAGGGTTTGGAGCGAGTGATACGCAGGGACAGCTAAATCATTGCAGTTTATGTGGCAGCCTTACAAAAAAGACACTTTTAAAAGCAGAAGAAGACGAAAAGAAAAAGGGAAAGCTCTATCGAATGTTGGGACTTTTTGGTGGTGCTGCGGCAGCATTACTTCTCTGCTGAAAATGGAGGGAAATTCATGGATGTGGATTTTATTTTTAAAGTTGCCGCTATTGGGATTATTGTTGCGGTCTTGAATCAGCTTTTGGTGCGTTCCGGCAGGGAGGAACAGGCGATGATGACAACGCTTGCCGGATTAATTGTAGTGCTGATGATGATTGTTCAGCAGATCAGTACCCTTTTCGGGACAATCAAATCTATTTTTGGCCTTTAGCGGGGAATCAAAATGACACTGTTTGGGATTCTCGGAATCGCGCTCCTTTCTCTGGCAATCATTCTTCTGCTTCGCCGGCAGAATGGAGAGCAGGCTCTGGCATTGGGAATTGCTGCCGGGGTTTTAATTACTCTGCAGATTTTAAAGAGTGTGCTGCCTGCGATAAGTGAGTTGACGAGCTTATTTCAGAGTGCGGGGATTAAAGCGGAGTTTGGCGCGATTTTGATCAAAACATTGGGAGTTAGTTTTCTGACGCAGTTTGCAGCGGATGCGTGCAGGGATTCCGGAGAAAGCTCATTAGCTGCAAAAGTGGAACTTGCAGGTCGGGTGGAAATTCTGATTTTTGCACTTCCGCTTTTCCAGCAAATTGCAGCGATTGCAGCTTCTCTGATCACTTCCGGATAAAAGGAACCAGAAAAGGCGGTGTTCCAAAAGTGATAGGAATACAGAAAAAAAAGACAAAATTTTTGATCGCTTTTTTTCTGATGCTTCTGCTCCTTTTTTTGAATACTCCACAGGTTATGGCAGAAGAGACAGGAGAAAGTGTATCGGAAGACCTCTATCAGGAACAGGTGGAAAAA
This genomic window from Caproicibacterium sp. BJN0003 contains:
- the ligA gene encoding NAD-dependent DNA ligase LigA, with amino-acid sequence MQREEAEKRIQELREQINYHSRKYYVEDAPEIDDYEYDMLYRELENLEREFPDLRTLDSPTRKVGGPALNTFQKVTHEVVMESLHDSFSEEEMRDFDRRVRETVPDVTYVVEPKFDGLSVSLEYRDGKFFRGSTRGDGTVGEDVTENLRTIRTIPKTLKEPVPYLEVRGEVYMSHQSFWQLCARQELNGEKPFKNPRNAAAGSLRQKDPKITASRVLDIFVFNIQQVSGETLSRHDESLEYLRRLGFTVSPFYQVCQNIEEAIAHIRKIGERRGEFDYSIDGAVVKVNDFAQRALLGSTAKFPKWAEAFKYPPEEKETTLLSIEVNVGRTGVLTPTGVFEPITLAGTTVSRATLHNQDFISEKDIRVGDKVCLRKAGEIIPEIVRVISHAENSEPYFLPKICPSCGSPVVREEGEAALRCTNADCPAQLTRHLIHFTSRDAMDIDGMGPAVIDQLIGKELVRSPADLYHLTEPQLLSLERMGKKSAQNLLSAIEHSKGNDLSRLLYGLGIPHVGQKAAKLLAGRFLDIKEIFEASTETIASIEGFGEIMAQSIREFFDLPATGELIGRLSDANVNMTSRREVQDTRFAGKTFVLTGTLPTMTRSEASSIIEKFGGKVSGSVSKKTSYVLAGEEAGSKLEKAQKLNVPILSEDDFLKLLNEN
- a CDS encoding ATPase, T2SS/T4P/T4SS family, whose translation is MENPEKSFREATAPIAPRIRDLLRTLPPQIQTSISEIRLRAGRPICLWGKGVTWFLNHAGVTLQQEQGLCASMEDLQESFREMCSYSIYSHQEQIRTGFLTLQGGHRVGVCGTAVYREEKQTGIRDVSSLNIRIARAVPGCAGALLKRPEILEGGLLLAGPPASGKTTLLRDIAMYLSGGQNSAIHKVTVIDERGEICGVNNGIPAWSSLNCDVLDGFQKVDGILLAVRSMSPEYLICDELGGLGEAQALVQSVNAGAAVIASIHAGSLSELLHRPQTKALLQSGAFQRIALLSRGVPGHIQQLLRAGDLLAQVDRGSFSSFSRSHSGISGVEETA
- a CDS encoding NAD(P)/FAD-dependent oxidoreductase; its protein translation is MNMEFTKKLTKQKMIKIIKKSDLIVVGGGASGLMAAGTAAHLGLKVCLIEKTNRLGWKLSITGKGRCNVTNDCTSQEVIANVPTNGRFLFGALSHFSPSDVMKFFESLGVPLKTERGNRVFPQSDRAKDIVDALVHWNRDGGVQVIQGEVKKLFLEDESVKGVVLSDRETILAPQVILCCGGKSYPVTGSTGDGYLLAQQAGHTVIPPRPSLVPLCCKEQDCRDMMGLSLRNIGFQLYDTKKKKTVCTDFGELLFTHFGLSGPVVLSGSTHLKEMESGRYRADIDLKPALSFEKLDARLQRDFTKYHARDFVNGLSDLLPRLMIPVVVRRSGILESTKCADITREQRLSLVRLLKQLSFTVTGFRPIEEAIVTSGGVKVKEVDPKTMESKKIHGLYFAGELLDVDGYTGGFNLQIAFCTGRLAAQSVAQKVQNEKSF
- the cmk gene encoding (d)CMP kinase produces the protein MKINIAIDGPAGAGKSSIAKEISRQFGFVYVDTGAMYRAIGLYMLRKGINPKEAEKVLPLLSEIKLSLRFSKEGQRVLLNGEDVSEEIREPQVSMAASDVSAIPGVRDFLLNLQQEMAKQNDVIMDGRDIGTVVLPNAQLKIYLTASAEERAQRRRAQLQEKGIEDSFETVLEDIKRRDYQDSHRKVAPLKPASDAQYFDTTGNTLEESVQMLSNIIKKHFNL
- a CDS encoding lysophospholipid acyltransferase family protein; the encoded protein is MLYTIAKKILKGISRLFYRICWKGEEHIPKKGAFIVCCNHRSLIDPLLVAAPFQRQIRFMAKEELFTKHGRLAAWILQSLGAFPVRRETADRKSLQTAEQILLDGGIVGIFPQGYVIRDNRSFSPKSGAVLLSSCTNVPILPMSIFCRGPLKFFSRITVRIGKPISEKFFRGAEYDHKKLKSGSVTLAQAINGLLEEEN
- a CDS encoding lysophospholipid acyltransferase family protein, with product MEKRTPIYIFVQKIARWFIRPFCPFHAQGREQVPKEGAAIICCNHLGLTDVFRLGFSLKRQIYYMAKAELFRFKPFAMILQGLGAYPVQRGRSDRKAINESARLIREGHLLGIFPEGHRSKDGLPGQPKAGAVMLAYKYQIPIVPCCIVMHGGGPVKLFHRAEVVFGAPIKPEELQITKGKGSEYRAANHLVWEKILKMREETLKKFS
- a CDS encoding stage III sporulation protein AB, with translation MLKWIGAVFLLLAGATAGYLESKKLHDRVTRLKNFCIFLDNAATEVSYEGMPVEEICMRHGKSLDFMPPFFAALKKGEPFPQAWKKAEASPVLCEEDRELLSQFGEGFGASDTQGQLNHCSLCGSLTKKTLLKAEEDEKKKGKLYRMLGLFGGAAAALLLC
- the spoIIIAC gene encoding stage III sporulation protein AC, with translation MDVDFIFKVAAIGIIVAVLNQLLVRSGREEQAMMTTLAGLIVVLMMIVQQISTLFGTIKSIFGL
- a CDS encoding SpoIIIAC/SpoIIIAD family protein, yielding MTLFGILGIALLSLAIILLLRRQNGEQALALGIAAGVLITLQILKSVLPAISELTSLFQSAGIKAEFGAILIKTLGVSFLTQFAADACRDSGESSLAAKVELAGRVEILIFALPLFQQIAAIAASLITSG
- a CDS encoding MurR/RpiR family transcriptional regulator; this translates as MNTHLSIRIQDQMPHFSKGQRLIAKYIEEHYDKVAFMTASKLGSTVGVSESTVVRFATELGYDGYPELQRAMQEMIRSKLTSVQRIEVTKERIGKNDILDVMLAQDMDVIRRTMEATSHKDFYEAVDAIIAAKKIYILGARSSVALATFLSYYLGMLFDNVQCIQATSEAEIFEQMIYMTKDDVMIGLSFPRYSKKASKAMRFAHDRGAKVIAITDSLLSPIAEFADYRLLARSDISAIVDSLVAPLSLINSLLVALALKMESRVTKVFQNLEDIWDEYGVYEKVDETENDKDNKKE
- a CDS encoding bifunctional 4-hydroxy-3-methylbut-2-enyl diphosphate reductase/30S ribosomal protein S1; this encodes MKVTVAKTAGFCFGVNRAVNLVKQLLREEKQVCTLGPIIHNPQTLSQLRKMGVIEVEKPEEAPEGSTLVIRSHGVSKAVKEQIMHLPVHCVDATCPFVSKIQEIAGEESREGRILFLFGDASHPEVQGIVGHCSGQCNVFLNAQELTDFINRREILCDSAISVVAQTTFQLSEWEKCLKILKRVYTNARIFDTICNATAARQKEAAELAQKSDAMLVLGGKQSSNTAKLFEVCRQFAPTYFAQSTEELPLSALRGVHDLGITAGASTPASIIKEVLVTMSEINEDVQNQNTDSAEDSFEEMLEESLKSLNTDEKVHGVVVGITPTEVYVDVGRKQAGFIPASELSADPNAKPEDLVKMGDEMDLLIMRTNDQEGTIMLSKKRLDAAKGWETVAAAEESGEILTGTVTNVIKGGVIAVTNGVRVFIPASQATPSRNDPLEDLLKKEVHFRIIEVNRGRRRAVGSIRSVWKDERKAQAEKFWETAEEGKEYTGTVKSLTSYGAFVDLGGVDGMIHISELSWTRIKHPSEVVNVGDTVKVYIKGLDREKGKISLGYKRPEDNPWEILKKDYPVGTVVEATIVGMTSFGAFARIIPGIDGLIHISQIADHRIEKPQDVLQMNEKVNAEITDIDFDRHRVSLSMRKLLEENQEKEQSEE
- the yunB gene encoding sporulation protein YunB: MRRWRYRRSRIPWKGLLAILAVVGIIIALEFQLKPLMRDLAALEAKRYAAQMVSVAVQKELESSGVSYSDFAVIQRDTNGKVLSISSNVVKMNELKSHLVETVQDTLSDQGNEDLTVPLGTLLGGELFHGRGPGIPLRVTLSGNVTAEFHNIFEDAGVNQTRQQIDLELSAQLYAYLPGVDSTTDFSTDVPVAETVIVGEVPVFMASGK